The Propionispora hippei DSM 15287 genome includes the window GCAAGGAGTTCGACAACGATACTTTCGATCAGTTCCATAAGCGCTATAGAGATATCAATCGCAGTCATTTGGCGATGATCAATATTCTTTACGTAAAACTGATTCTCCCGACAAAAATGAAGGCGATTTCTGATGATGCTCCTGGTACCCGTCCGTACATTACACATGAGGAAATACTCTATAACTATGGGGCGAAATTCCAAAACCGTAAAGCCAATCCCGAAAAACGGATTTCCGAAATATTGAAGGTTTTGATGAAATACGGTTTTGTGATCCAACCCCATGCAGGATTACTCAAATATGAGGCTGGACCGGCTCTTTACATGCTTCGGGAGGAACTCATGGATAAAACCTATGAGACCGTTATGCGGGGCTTTGTCCAAGAAATGCAGGAGTCGATGCAAGAGTCCGAAGCAGAGGAAGGAATTCTAGAGGAGGAGCAGGCAAATGATTGAAGATTTCATGACGGCTTACTGGGGTAAACTCCCTCTTACAGACAAGCCTTACCCTGTTCATCCGAAAGTAAACGCTTTTGTCGGTCAGTCCGGGCACGGTAAAACCACTATCATGGACGGTATCCGCACGGCTCTTGGCGATACCACCTTCGAAACGAATCGTGGCATCGGTTACTACGTTAATAAGAAAAGTACTTGGGCAATTGTCCGAGTTGGTTTCTATAATCGGCAGATTGATAACCGGGTGCAGATGGATGCCCAAAAGCCTTTCGAGATGTATGGATACCGCGAAGATAAGATTGTAGTATGTTGTCGTGTATTCAAAAATAGTGAAGGACGCTGGAACAAGGAGTATTATGTTTTCGACGGCGAATTTACCGACCTCAAAGGGTTGGCTGAAAATCCGAAAGCTTACAAGCAAGCGCTCCAAACTCAGGAAAAGTATCGTAAAATGCTGGAAGACTGTATCGGCCTGAGCGCATCCTTCCGGCGCCTGATGTCCATGGACCCCCATTCTGTACGGGACTTGGTGGACAAATCCCCCGAAGCCCTATATCAACAAATATATGAACTTAAGGGTGTCAAAGACATAAAAAACCGCTACGAGGATGCAAAACAGCGCCTTTCTGCGCAGAAGAAGGCTTGCGAGACTTTAAAGGAAGAGCTTGACGCGGCAAAAAACCGCTATGCAGATTTGGGTGCTAAAGTCGAACTCTACAAGCAGCATAAACTTAAAGTCACACAAAAAGAGCGGCTGGATGTGATGAGAGCGAAGGTTGTCTTCATGGAAACTGAGGAGCAGATGGATAAACTCACGTCGGAAATTGTAACTGCGGCGGACGAAATTCAGCGACTGGAGAGTGAAATCAACCAAAGTCAAATCCTTATTCAGGAATGCGACGCCAAGATAGACAAACTGGCTGCAGCATCGAAAGCAGCATCGGTGCTAATCGGTTCGCTCAATGCAGATTGCGACATCCTGGCGAGACAATCAACCGAGAAGGACCTGACACTTCAACGCCTGTTACAAGATATAGAACGCATTGCAAAAATCCAGCCGATCAGCATAGAAGATCTCAGAGCAGAACTTGATACAGCTACGCAACAGTACAACGCTCTCCTGGTCGAAACGGTGCAATTGCAGAAGGCGGTTCAAGCCATAGACTCTGACCTGATGCGCCTGAATCGCAATAAAGTCCTGTTTCCTACTTGGGTGGACAAATACCGTAGTCATCTTGCCCAAGCAAACATTGAGTTTACAATGCTGGCTGATGCTATTTCAATTAAAGGGCAACATACAGAATGGCAGAGGGCGATAGAAGCATTCCTGGGGCGGGAACGATATCGAATCGTGGTTTCCCAAAATGATTACTTACCGGCCAAGAAACTTCAGCAGTCAGCCCAATATGGTGCTAGGGTATGCTTACCCAAAGCGCCGCGTGGAGCCGTTGCGAAATCACAGGGAAAACTGCTTTCGATTTATGATGCTATAGAAATTAAAAATGAGCAAATGATCGGCGGCTATTTGGAACACCTAAAAACTGTACACTTGGTCCGTACCGTGGAAGAGGGCGACTTTTTGCAAAAGCAGGGTTTAGTTTCCATCACGATTGAGGGGTTGCAGCAAGACGGCGATGGCGCGATCTTTCGACATGTCGACCTGCTTTGTTGCGGCAAGTCTGCGCTAGAATTGGAAAAAGCTCGGTTGCAAAGCAAGATGGAGGCCCTTAAAAGTGAACTTGGGTCCCAAGAATCGAAACTGGCAGATTCGAAAACTGCAGTTAATACCTATGACGATTGGATTAAGCAGCAAGAGGAATATCTGA containing:
- a CDS encoding AAA family ATPase, with product MIEDFMTAYWGKLPLTDKPYPVHPKVNAFVGQSGHGKTTIMDGIRTALGDTTFETNRGIGYYVNKKSTWAIVRVGFYNRQIDNRVQMDAQKPFEMYGYREDKIVVCCRVFKNSEGRWNKEYYVFDGEFTDLKGLAENPKAYKQALQTQEKYRKMLEDCIGLSASFRRLMSMDPHSVRDLVDKSPEALYQQIYELKGVKDIKNRYEDAKQRLSAQKKACETLKEELDAAKNRYADLGAKVELYKQHKLKVTQKERLDVMRAKVVFMETEEQMDKLTSEIVTAADEIQRLESEINQSQILIQECDAKIDKLAAASKAASVLIGSLNADCDILARQSTEKDLTLQRLLQDIERIAKIQPISIEDLRAELDTATQQYNALLVETVQLQKAVQAIDSDLMRLNRNKVLFPTWVDKYRSHLAQANIEFTMLADAISIKGQHTEWQRAIEAFLGRERYRIVVSQNDYLPAKKLQQSAQYGARVCLPKAPRGAVAKSQGKLLSIYDAIEIKNEQMIGGYLEHLKTVHLVRTVEEGDFLQKQGLVSITIEGLQQDGDGAIFRHVDLLCCGKSALELEKARLQSKMEALKSELGSQESKLADSKTAVNTYDDWIKQQEEYLTLESLQAKADLLQSEVYLVSANLTAAKEKRAETEKAQIDALEEVGNVRSQKAVLETQTTANGNIIANAKRRLRSNEIDLGQNKVKLDMFRQALIDFGLSEDDMDFIPQDLAGADYRDDQGNRISSIYFENEAKKLDSEIKEFMANHKDIDDTTVQLYAAQAGIVESQEKRLKANEDLRMEVEEETQNCLYALTRHIKEIINDYIDEFNVLAELLRAEGKGRLETPTDDPAGWELHMFIGFDGKKPAPINGPDLSQGQRACTSLMLLLAAISNRKNGGLMPIMFLDEPRSRLDDDRGNEVGWLLQVTDVQYFITHQQGESLKSVDWINHAYTCIKCGEDELFTQPMILKRMRTA